Proteins encoded by one window of Monoglobus pectinilyticus:
- the proS gene encoding proline--tRNA ligase, which produces MAKEKKMVEEITSMSEDFAQWYTDIIKKAELCSYSGVRGCMVIQPYGYAIWENIQKIMDKRFKETGVQNVSMPMFIPESLLQREKDHVEGFAPEVAWVTHGGNEELPERLCVRPTSETLFCDHYSNVIRSYRDLPKLYNQWCSVVRWEKTTRPFLRSTEFLWQEGHTAHATQAEAEERTRMMLNIYADICEKELAIPVIKGQKTEREKFAGATETFTIESMMHDGKALQSGTSHNFGDGFAKAFGIQYLDENNEQQYVHQTSWGVSTRIIGAIIMVHGDDAGLKLPPRIAPIQAVIIPIAMHKEGVLEKTAELYERLKKSFRVEFDDSDKSPGWKFSEYEMRGVPIRIEMGPKDIENNQVVLVNRVNREKTFVSLDNVETELQNLLDKIQQQMFDAALENRESKTSSAVTYDEFKNIIAEKGGFVKAMWCGDEECELKIKEDTTATSRCIPFEQEKLSDVCICCGKPAKHMVYWGKAY; this is translated from the coding sequence TTGGCAAAAGAAAAGAAAATGGTTGAAGAAATAACTTCAATGAGCGAAGATTTTGCTCAGTGGTATACTGATATTATTAAAAAGGCGGAACTATGCAGTTATTCAGGAGTCAGAGGATGCATGGTTATTCAGCCTTACGGATATGCTATATGGGAAAATATTCAGAAAATAATGGATAAGAGGTTTAAAGAAACGGGAGTTCAAAATGTGTCTATGCCTATGTTTATTCCTGAAAGCCTTTTGCAGCGTGAGAAGGATCATGTTGAGGGATTTGCTCCAGAAGTTGCTTGGGTCACACATGGCGGAAATGAAGAACTGCCTGAACGTTTGTGCGTAAGACCGACATCGGAAACTTTGTTTTGTGACCATTATTCAAATGTGATACGTTCATATAGAGATTTGCCAAAATTGTATAATCAGTGGTGCAGTGTAGTAAGATGGGAGAAAACTACAAGGCCGTTTTTGAGAAGCACAGAATTTTTATGGCAAGAGGGTCATACCGCGCATGCCACACAAGCAGAAGCGGAAGAGCGTACTAGAATGATGCTCAATATCTATGCAGATATTTGTGAAAAAGAATTAGCAATTCCGGTAATTAAAGGACAGAAAACTGAACGGGAAAAGTTTGCCGGTGCTACCGAAACATTTACAATTGAAAGTATGATGCATGATGGTAAAGCTTTGCAGTCAGGAACCAGTCATAACTTTGGCGATGGATTTGCAAAAGCATTCGGGATTCAATACCTTGACGAGAATAACGAACAGCAGTATGTTCATCAGACTTCATGGGGAGTGTCAACAAGAATAATTGGTGCTATTATAATGGTTCATGGAGATGATGCAGGCTTAAAACTTCCGCCTAGAATTGCACCGATACAAGCAGTTATAATTCCTATAGCAATGCATAAAGAAGGCGTTCTTGAAAAAACAGCTGAGCTTTATGAACGTTTGAAGAAAAGTTTTAGAGTTGAGTTTGATGACAGTGATAAGTCTCCTGGATGGAAGTTCAGTGAATATGAGATGAGAGGTGTTCCTATCAGAATAGAGATGGGACCTAAAGATATAGAAAATAATCAGGTTGTTTTAGTTAATCGGGTTAACAGAGAAAAAACTTTTGTTTCGCTGGATAATGTTGAAACAGAATTACAAAATCTGCTTGATAAGATACAGCAGCAAATGTTTGACGCCGCTCTCGAAAATAGAGAAAGCAAAACGAGTTCTGCTGTTACTTATGATGAGTTTAAAAATATTATAGCAGAAAAAGGCGGCTTTGTTAAAGCTATGTGGTGCGGTGACGAAGAATGCGAGCTTAAAATAAAAGAGGATACTACAGCTACATCACGCTGCATACCATTTGAACAGGAAAAACTTAGTGACGTGTGTATTTGTTGTGGGAAACCGGCTAAACATATGGTGTATTGGGGTAAGGCATATTAA